In Bradyrhizobium sp. CCBAU 051011, the following are encoded in one genomic region:
- a CDS encoding sulfite exporter TauE/SafE family protein has protein sequence MISTAQGVLGLASGMLVGFSLGLVGGGGSILAVPLMVYVVGVSEPHVAIGTSAIAVAANAAVNLSNHARGGTVIWSCALIFATAGMVGAFGGSILGKMMDGQRLLALFALVMIVIALLMLKTRSRIGLPDVKVSMSNIPAIVSLGLATGTVSGFFGIGGGFLIVPALMLATGMPILNAVSSSLVAVTAFGLTTAASYAWSGLVSWALAGLFVAGGIAGGLAGTRSARHLAERRGALNIVFAVVIIAVALYMLARNISASQP, from the coding sequence ATCATCTCCACCGCGCAGGGCGTGCTGGGACTGGCGTCGGGGATGCTGGTCGGGTTTTCGCTTGGCCTGGTCGGCGGCGGCGGCTCGATCCTGGCGGTGCCGCTGATGGTCTATGTGGTCGGCGTGTCGGAGCCCCATGTCGCGATCGGCACCAGCGCGATCGCGGTGGCGGCCAATGCGGCGGTCAACCTCTCCAACCATGCGCGCGGCGGCACCGTAATCTGGTCCTGCGCGCTGATCTTCGCCACCGCCGGCATGGTCGGCGCGTTCGGCGGATCAATCCTCGGCAAGATGATGGACGGCCAGCGGCTGTTGGCGCTGTTCGCGCTGGTCATGATCGTCATCGCGCTATTGATGCTGAAGACGCGCTCGCGCATCGGACTGCCTGACGTCAAGGTCTCGATGTCGAACATCCCTGCCATCGTCAGCCTTGGCCTTGCGACCGGGACGGTGTCGGGATTCTTCGGCATCGGCGGTGGCTTCCTGATCGTGCCGGCCCTGATGCTGGCGACCGGCATGCCGATCCTGAACGCGGTGTCCTCCTCGCTGGTCGCGGTCACCGCGTTCGGCCTGACCACGGCTGCTAGCTATGCCTGGTCCGGCCTGGTGTCGTGGGCACTGGCGGGCCTGTTCGTGGCAGGCGGCATCGCCGGCGGCCTGGCCGGCACGCGTTCGGCGCGGCATCTCGCCGAGCGCCGCGGCGCACTCAATATCGTGTTCGCCGTGGTCATTATTGCCGTGGCGCTCTATATGCTGGCGCGTAACATATCCGCATCTCAGCCGTAG
- a CDS encoding PaaI family thioesterase, translating to MVRFQPKNPDYREIAIDTFNQQRAMKTLGISIARLEPGEVDLAMNYRDELTQQHGFIHAGIITAALDNACGIAAFTLMPAGAGILTVEFKTNLLAPARGERFAFRATVVKPGRTLTVCEARAYAAHDGVETLIATMSGTLMALPPREGAVTDKALAPA from the coding sequence ATGGTGCGCTTCCAGCCGAAGAATCCTGACTATCGCGAGATCGCGATCGATACGTTCAACCAGCAGCGGGCGATGAAGACGCTCGGCATTTCGATTGCCCGGCTGGAGCCCGGCGAGGTCGATCTCGCCATGAACTATCGGGACGAACTCACCCAGCAGCACGGCTTTATCCATGCCGGCATCATCACGGCCGCGCTCGACAATGCCTGCGGCATCGCCGCCTTCACGCTGATGCCGGCGGGGGCGGGGATTCTCACCGTGGAGTTCAAGACCAATCTCCTGGCGCCCGCGCGCGGCGAGCGGTTTGCCTTCCGCGCTACCGTCGTCAAGCCCGGCCGCACGCTGACCGTATGCGAAGCCCGCGCCTATGCCGCGCATGACGGGGTCGAGACCCTGATTGCAACCATGAGCGGCACGCTGATGGCGCTGCCGCCCCGCGAAGGGGCCGTCACGGACAAGGCGCTCGCACCGGCCTGA
- a CDS encoding thioesterase family protein: METDATYRGTVYPWQCDHVGHMNIMWYVGKFDEANWNLFARLGLTPSYLRTSGRGMAAMQQTITYKRELLAGDIVEVKSRLLEIRDKSIRFVHEMRNAETGEIAATCEFVGVHLDRQARKSTAFAPSIRTAATRHLEPAMA, from the coding sequence ATGGAGACGGACGCGACCTATCGCGGCACGGTCTATCCCTGGCAATGCGATCATGTCGGGCACATGAACATCATGTGGTACGTCGGCAAATTCGACGAGGCGAACTGGAACCTGTTCGCCCGACTCGGCCTGACCCCGTCCTATCTGCGCACGTCCGGCCGCGGCATGGCCGCCATGCAGCAGACCATCACCTACAAGCGCGAACTCCTGGCCGGCGACATCGTCGAGGTCAAAAGCCGGCTGCTGGAAATTCGCGACAAGTCGATCCGTTTTGTCCACGAAATGCGAAATGCCGAAACCGGCGAGATCGCCGCCACCTGCGAATTCGTCGGCGTCCACTTGGACCGGCAGGCGCGCAAGTCGACCGCCTTCGCGCCCTCGATCCGCACCGCCGCGACGAGGCATCTCGAACCGGCGATGGCCTGA
- a CDS encoding AMP-binding protein, translating to MLIPIADVPRWYAERKPKDSIAVSHGPEAITWAQLERNANRRARALAANGVKPGDFVAIGLPNSNVFFETTFAVWKCGATPTSLTWRLPRGEAAAVLDILKPSLVVGGQPDWNAPNSLPADFVPDGFSDEPIDNPVARYWKAMTSGGSTGRPKVILDHRPAVIDTAGPAALGMPLGASLLNPGPLYHNAPFIVSHTALFHGGRVTGLVKFDAEECLRLIEASRVQWVNFVPTMMHRIWALPDEVRNRYDLSSLQIVFHMAAPMPPWLKEKWIEWLGPERIYELYGGTEAQGATIISGVEWLEHRGSVGKIGETARLRIIGEDGNDVAPGETGEIYFLPNDGAGCTYHYLGAEPKRRADGWESLGDIGRLDAEGYLYLGDRLADMILRGGANIYPAEVEAAVSAHPDVRSCVVVGLPDPEFGQRVHAILELDRSTDAQAVADGMADFLSDRLSRYKHPESFEAVQIGLRDDSGKVRRTLLRDERAEWLRGNRSFRIMPARERAKAD from the coding sequence ATGCTCATTCCTATCGCCGACGTGCCGCGCTGGTATGCCGAACGGAAACCGAAGGACAGCATCGCAGTCAGTCACGGCCCCGAAGCCATCACCTGGGCACAGCTCGAACGCAATGCCAATCGTCGTGCCCGTGCCTTGGCCGCAAACGGCGTAAAGCCCGGCGATTTCGTCGCGATCGGGCTACCCAATAGCAACGTGTTTTTCGAAACCACTTTTGCGGTGTGGAAATGCGGCGCGACGCCGACGTCGCTGACCTGGCGATTGCCGCGCGGCGAGGCTGCTGCCGTGCTCGACATTCTCAAGCCGTCACTGGTGGTCGGCGGCCAGCCTGACTGGAACGCGCCGAATTCGCTGCCGGCGGATTTCGTGCCGGACGGCTTTTCCGACGAACCGATCGACAACCCGGTGGCGCGCTATTGGAAGGCGATGACCAGCGGCGGCTCGACCGGTCGGCCGAAAGTGATCCTCGATCACCGGCCCGCCGTGATCGATACCGCCGGACCGGCGGCGCTCGGCATGCCGCTCGGCGCTTCCCTGCTCAACCCCGGCCCGCTCTACCACAATGCACCCTTCATCGTTTCGCACACCGCGCTGTTCCACGGCGGACGCGTCACCGGCCTCGTCAAATTCGACGCCGAGGAATGTCTGCGCCTGATCGAGGCCAGCCGGGTACAGTGGGTCAATTTCGTGCCCACCATGATGCACCGGATCTGGGCGCTGCCGGACGAGGTGCGCAACCGCTACGACTTGTCGAGCCTGCAGATCGTGTTTCACATGGCGGCGCCGATGCCGCCATGGCTCAAGGAAAAATGGATCGAGTGGCTGGGGCCCGAGCGCATCTACGAACTCTATGGCGGCACCGAAGCACAGGGCGCCACGATCATATCAGGCGTTGAATGGCTCGAGCACCGCGGCTCGGTCGGCAAGATCGGCGAGACCGCGCGCCTGCGCATCATCGGCGAAGACGGCAACGATGTCGCGCCGGGTGAAACCGGCGAGATCTATTTCCTGCCCAATGACGGCGCCGGCTGTACCTATCACTATCTCGGCGCCGAGCCGAAGCGCCGCGCCGACGGCTGGGAATCGCTCGGCGATATCGGCCGGCTCGATGCAGAGGGCTACCTCTATCTCGGCGACCGGCTCGCCGACATGATCCTGCGCGGCGGCGCCAACATCTATCCGGCCGAGGTCGAGGCCGCGGTATCGGCACATCCCGACGTGCGCTCCTGCGTCGTCGTCGGTTTGCCGGATCCGGAATTCGGACAGCGCGTCCATGCCATCCTCGAGCTCGACCGCAGCACGGATGCGCAAGCTGTCGCCGACGGCATGGCCGATTTTCTCTCCGACCGGCTCAGCCGCTACAAACATCCCGAAAGTTTCGAGGCCGTCCAGATCGGACTACGCGACGATTCCGGCAAGGTTCGCCGCACGCTGTTGCGTGATGAACGTGCGGAATGGTTGAGGGGAAATCGCAGTTTCCGGATCATGCCTGCACGCGAACGGGCAAAAGCGGACTGA
- a CDS encoding TetR/AcrR family transcriptional regulator — MIDARSDSKSDTRTGEVRSERWIEAGFKEIARAGVEGVRVEVLAKNLGVTKGGFYRRFRDRAALLEAMLQHWSAGRIAAIEKHTSLDGTTARERLKALTARYSERINTEGMAVELAIRQWARSDELAAAAVASVDAARLKNVGQLYRATGLPPEEADAQAFLFYCFVFGQSLLFLERGQRKRAQLVAKSAETLLREL, encoded by the coding sequence ATGATCGACGCCAGAAGCGACAGCAAAAGCGACACCCGAACCGGCGAGGTGCGGAGCGAGCGCTGGATCGAAGCCGGCTTTAAGGAAATCGCCCGGGCCGGCGTCGAGGGCGTGCGGGTCGAGGTGCTGGCCAAGAACCTCGGCGTCACCAAGGGCGGCTTCTACCGCCGCTTCCGCGACCGCGCGGCGCTGCTGGAAGCCATGCTGCAGCACTGGAGCGCGGGCCGCATCGCCGCGATCGAAAAACACACCAGCCTCGACGGCACGACCGCGCGCGAGCGGCTGAAGGCGCTGACTGCGCGCTATTCCGAGCGCATCAATACCGAAGGCATGGCGGTCGAACTGGCGATCCGGCAATGGGCCCGGTCCGACGAACTGGCTGCCGCAGCCGTCGCCAGCGTCGATGCCGCGCGCCTGAAAAATGTCGGGCAGCTCTATCGCGCGACCGGCTTGCCGCCAGAGGAAGCCGACGCGCAGGCGTTCCTGTTCTATTGCTTCGTGTTCGGCCAGAGCTTGCTGTTTCTCGAACGCGGCCAGCGCAAGCGCGCACAGCTCGTAGCGAAGTCGGCCGAGACATTGCTCCGCGAACTGTAG
- a CDS encoding ABC transporter ATP-binding protein has protein sequence MTEEAPDIDTRNIEVSAGHADAAATDAPLLRIEAVSKKFGTFRAVDRLSLDIRAGEFFALLGPSGCGKTTLLRMLAGFETPDEGRILLGGRDIAPVLPHERPVNMMFQNYALFPHLSVRDNIAFGLKRAGMPRAAIDTRVAEMVTLVKLEDMEKRKPDQLSGGQKQRVALARSLARRPKVLLLDEPLAALDKKLRESTQQELMELQRRLGMTFIVVTHDQEEAMTMANRIGVMNAGRLEQVAPPRDLYEAPASRWVAEFVGDVNLFDGDVTSREHHRLTIATRDAGTIVVSEPRQPVMKTQVSVAIRPEKVKLSRRGPAPDAAGSQAINRLEGVITDVSYLGGSTVYKVKLDTGAVVRSSVANTSRLDTEACSAGQRVVAWFTPDDCVVLER, from the coding sequence ATGACCGAGGAAGCGCCTGATATCGACACGCGGAATATCGAGGTATCGGCGGGACACGCCGATGCGGCGGCGACCGACGCGCCGCTGCTCCGCATCGAGGCAGTCTCCAAGAAGTTCGGCACCTTCCGCGCGGTGGACCGGCTCTCGCTCGACATCAGGGCCGGGGAATTCTTTGCGCTGCTCGGCCCAAGCGGCTGCGGCAAGACCACGCTGCTGCGGATGCTCGCCGGCTTCGAGACGCCCGACGAGGGCCGCATCCTGCTCGGTGGACGCGACATCGCGCCGGTGTTGCCGCATGAGCGGCCCGTCAACATGATGTTTCAGAATTACGCGCTGTTTCCGCATCTTTCGGTGCGGGACAATATCGCATTCGGGCTGAAGCGCGCGGGAATGCCGCGCGCTGCCATCGATACCCGCGTTGCCGAGATGGTGACGCTGGTGAAGCTTGAGGACATGGAGAAGCGCAAGCCCGATCAGCTCTCCGGCGGCCAGAAGCAGCGCGTGGCGCTGGCGCGCTCGCTGGCGCGGCGACCAAAAGTCCTGCTGCTCGATGAGCCCCTGGCCGCGCTCGACAAGAAGCTGCGCGAGAGCACGCAACAGGAACTGATGGAGCTGCAGCGCCGGCTCGGCATGACCTTCATCGTCGTCACCCACGATCAGGAAGAGGCGATGACGATGGCGAACCGGATCGGCGTCATGAATGCCGGCCGGCTCGAACAGGTCGCGCCCCCGCGCGACCTCTACGAGGCGCCCGCCTCGCGCTGGGTCGCCGAGTTCGTCGGCGACGTCAACCTGTTCGACGGCGACGTCACCTCGCGCGAGCATCATCGCCTGACGATTGCGACTCGCGATGCCGGGACCATCGTGGTCTCCGAGCCGCGTCAGCCCGTCATGAAGACACAGGTCTCGGTCGCGATCCGCCCGGAGAAGGTGAAATTGTCGCGCCGAGGCCCGGCGCCGGATGCGGCCGGTTCGCAGGCGATCAACCGGCTCGAAGGCGTCATCACCGATGTCAGCTATCTCGGCGGCTCGACCGTCTACAAGGTCAAGCTCGACACCGGCGCGGTGGTGCGCTCGTCGGTGGCCAATACCAGCCGGCTCGATACCGAGGCCTGCAGCGCGGGCCAGCGCGTGGTGGCGTGGTTCACGCCCGACGATTGCGTGGTGCTGGAACGATGA
- a CDS encoding AbrB family transcriptional regulator yields the protein MIPTSISSAVADRAKILGTLETLVIGAAGGLLFLWLNLPGGLISGAMAAVGIAAMAGRPVTMPPILTQTVLVLLGVTLGSLVSRQLIQHVSAYPLTIGLLALATFCSTFGSSFYLQRMHGWDKTSALLAGSPGALSQITMLAAEKGADVAAIAVVQTMRVIILTAALPLLLALTGIAPSAPVEVASLIASPLELAVLAGAAIAFALLLRLANFPASWMFGAMIASAVLHGTGLIEGGLPPWMRGVVLVGIGALIGTRFARISRSTLVSHINAGLGSFAVAIVISAVFVTVIVLTTHVRFADVVVAFAPGAMDAMLALALTLHIDPIFVGAHHLSRFVFVSITTPGIVHLFGRPQEDVDD from the coding sequence CTGATCCCCACCTCGATATCTTCCGCCGTTGCCGACCGCGCCAAAATCCTGGGCACGCTCGAGACGCTCGTGATCGGCGCCGCCGGCGGTCTCTTGTTTCTGTGGCTCAATTTGCCGGGCGGGCTGATTTCCGGCGCGATGGCCGCCGTCGGCATCGCCGCCATGGCCGGGCGGCCGGTGACGATGCCGCCGATCCTGACCCAGACCGTGCTGGTGCTGCTCGGCGTCACCCTGGGCTCGCTGGTCTCGCGGCAGTTGATCCAGCACGTGAGCGCCTACCCCCTGACCATCGGCCTGTTGGCGCTGGCGACGTTCTGCTCGACCTTCGGCTCCAGCTTCTACCTTCAGCGCATGCATGGCTGGGACAAGACTTCGGCGCTGCTCGCCGGCAGCCCCGGCGCGCTGTCGCAGATCACCATGCTGGCCGCCGAGAAGGGCGCCGATGTCGCTGCAATCGCGGTGGTGCAGACCATGCGCGTGATCATCCTGACCGCGGCCCTGCCGCTGCTGCTGGCGCTGACCGGCATCGCACCCTCGGCGCCGGTGGAGGTGGCGAGCCTGATTGCCTCGCCGCTCGAACTCGCCGTGCTGGCCGGCGCCGCCATCGCGTTTGCACTGCTGCTTCGGCTCGCCAATTTTCCAGCCAGCTGGATGTTCGGCGCGATGATCGCCTCGGCCGTGCTGCACGGCACCGGCCTGATCGAGGGCGGCCTGCCGCCCTGGATGCGCGGCGTGGTGCTGGTCGGTATCGGCGCTCTGATCGGCACCCGCTTTGCGCGGATCAGCAGGTCGACGCTCGTCAGCCACATCAATGCCGGGCTGGGCTCGTTCGCGGTTGCCATCGTCATTTCAGCCGTTTTCGTCACGGTGATCGTGCTGACCACCCATGTGCGCTTTGCCGACGTCGTGGTGGCGTTTGCGCCCGGCGCGATGGACGCCATGCTGGCGTTGGCGCTCACGCTGCATATCGATCCGATCTTCGTCGGCGCCCATCATCTGTCACGCTTCGTGTTCGTCTCGATCACGACGCCGGGCATCGTGCATCTGTTCGGACGGCCGCAGGAGGATGTGGACGATTGA
- a CDS encoding DsbA family protein: protein MKRSNNRAGIILQPTRREALGLLGGAALLGATSRSAFAQRSDDVLNEALVLRDPEVPATGNPEGDINIVEWFDYNCPYCRKIAPEIQQVVQDDGKVRLVLKDWPILGEVSKFGARMALAAKYQNKYLAAHEAMIGVSSKLTEPRIRELLAGAGIDMDRLNRDATANAKAIDTVLARNHDQAIAFGFKGTPSFIVGKFRVPGILTMAEFEMVIADARKAKKAN, encoded by the coding sequence ATGAAGCGATCGAACAATCGTGCCGGGATCATCCTGCAGCCTACACGGCGCGAAGCTCTCGGCTTGCTCGGCGGTGCCGCGCTGCTCGGCGCCACGTCGCGATCGGCGTTTGCGCAGCGCAGCGACGACGTGTTGAACGAAGCGCTGGTGCTGCGCGATCCCGAGGTGCCCGCGACCGGCAATCCCGAGGGCGACATCAACATCGTCGAATGGTTCGACTACAACTGCCCGTATTGCCGCAAGATCGCGCCCGAGATTCAGCAGGTGGTGCAGGATGACGGCAAGGTCCGCCTGGTGCTGAAGGACTGGCCGATCCTCGGCGAGGTCTCGAAATTCGGGGCGCGGATGGCGCTGGCCGCGAAGTATCAGAACAAGTATCTGGCCGCGCATGAGGCGATGATCGGCGTCAGCTCGAAATTGACCGAACCGCGCATTCGCGAATTGCTGGCGGGGGCCGGCATCGACATGGACCGCCTCAACCGCGACGCCACGGCCAATGCCAAGGCGATCGATACCGTGCTCGCCCGCAACCACGATCAGGCGATAGCGTTCGGCTTCAAGGGAACGCCGTCCTTTATCGTCGGCAAGTTCCGCGTCCCGGGCATCCTGACCATGGCGGAATTCGAGATGGTGATCGCCGACGCCCGCAAGGCGAAGAAAGCCAACTGA
- a CDS encoding phospholipase, translating to MSEAVVDDIVAVLPPLLQSLEALAFVARYLNPPDFDRVMVAAGQPDDDLRAVRPRLAQWPDEFANIKAPLEAASDAALAAFAGLRVVQNGNGDFVSLFRALRYAPRALEALYPLSVKLPPVSEFFIDPSLRGDAELAARLAAPAHENTGIFHHHNEPGSRGGFSLYVPEYYTPDRAWPLVMALHGGSGNGRGFLWSWLRDARSRGAILVAPTATGNTWALMGDDTDTPNLMRILESVQARWNVDPKRMLLTGMSDGGTFCYVTGFESASPFTHLAPVSATFHPLMAEMADADRLRGLPVHIVHGRLDWMFPVQVARQTAQALSAAGANVTYRELDDLSHTYPREMNAEMLQWLNGQT from the coding sequence ATGAGTGAGGCCGTGGTGGACGACATCGTGGCCGTGCTGCCGCCGCTGCTGCAGTCGCTCGAAGCCCTCGCTTTCGTCGCGCGCTACCTCAACCCGCCGGATTTCGACCGGGTGATGGTGGCGGCAGGCCAGCCGGACGACGATCTGCGCGCGGTACGTCCGCGGCTGGCGCAATGGCCCGACGAGTTCGCCAATATCAAGGCCCCGCTTGAGGCAGCGAGCGATGCCGCACTGGCCGCATTCGCGGGCCTGCGCGTCGTCCAAAATGGCAACGGCGATTTCGTCAGCCTGTTTCGTGCGCTTCGATATGCCCCGCGCGCGCTGGAGGCGCTCTATCCGCTGTCGGTGAAGTTGCCGCCGGTAAGCGAGTTCTTCATCGATCCCTCGCTGCGGGGAGACGCCGAGCTTGCTGCGCGGCTGGCGGCGCCGGCCCATGAGAACACCGGCATCTTTCACCATCATAACGAGCCCGGCAGCCGCGGCGGCTTCTCTCTCTACGTGCCGGAATATTATACGCCGGATCGCGCCTGGCCGCTGGTGATGGCGCTGCACGGCGGCAGCGGCAATGGTCGCGGCTTTCTGTGGAGCTGGCTGCGCGACGCCCGCAGCCGCGGCGCGATCCTGGTTGCGCCGACTGCCACGGGTAACACTTGGGCGTTGATGGGCGACGATACGGATACGCCGAACCTGATGCGCATCCTGGAATCGGTGCAGGCACGCTGGAATGTCGATCCGAAGCGGATGCTGCTGACCGGCATGAGCGACGGTGGTACGTTCTGTTACGTAACGGGATTCGAGAGCGCCTCGCCGTTCACCCATCTCGCGCCGGTGTCAGCGACCTTCCATCCGCTGATGGCGGAGATGGCTGATGCCGACCGGCTGCGCGGCCTGCCCGTTCATATCGTGCATGGCCGGCTCGACTGGATGTTCCCGGTGCAGGTGGCGCGGCAGACTGCCCAGGCACTGTCGGCCGCGGGCGCCAACGTCACCTACCGCGAGCTCGACGATCTCAGCCACACCTATCCGCGCGAGATGAACGCGGAGATGTTGCAATGGCTGAACGGCCAGACCTGA
- a CDS encoding S1C family serine protease: MPSLTEWRVPPANQPRAGDYDFDLDRTLSSVVGLHSIIPSDAFSAETLGTERAGNGVLIDRGLVLTIGYLITEAEAVWLHRGDGRVVEGHALGFDFESGFGLVQALGDLDLDPLPLGSSAAAETGDRVVVGGAGGRTRSVASQIAAKQEFAGYWEYLLDEAIFTHPAHPNWGGTGLISNRGELIGIGSLQLEREREGKAEHVNMIVPIDLLNPVLDDLRKFGRVNKPARPWLGMYTTEIDNRVVVVGIASKGPAARAELKTGDVILAVNGDKITSQTGFYRKLWSLGNAGVDVPLTVYHEGVTFDVVLSSTDRAKLLKAPRLH; encoded by the coding sequence ATGCCTTCCTTGACCGAATGGAGAGTGCCGCCCGCAAACCAGCCGCGCGCAGGCGACTATGATTTCGACCTCGACAGAACCCTGTCGTCGGTGGTCGGACTGCATTCGATCATTCCTTCCGATGCTTTCAGCGCGGAAACGCTCGGCACCGAACGCGCCGGCAATGGCGTGCTGATCGATCGCGGACTGGTGCTGACCATCGGCTACCTGATCACCGAGGCCGAAGCGGTCTGGCTGCATCGCGGTGACGGCCGCGTCGTCGAGGGCCACGCGCTCGGCTTCGATTTCGAAAGCGGCTTCGGCCTGGTGCAGGCACTCGGCGATCTCGATCTCGATCCGCTGCCGCTAGGTTCTTCCGCCGCCGCCGAGACCGGCGACCGCGTGGTGGTCGGCGGCGCTGGCGGCCGCACGCGCTCGGTCGCCAGCCAGATCGCTGCAAAGCAGGAATTTGCCGGCTACTGGGAATACCTGCTGGATGAGGCGATCTTCACCCATCCCGCGCATCCGAACTGGGGCGGCACCGGGCTGATCTCGAACCGCGGCGAACTGATCGGCATCGGCTCGCTGCAGCTCGAACGCGAGCGCGAAGGAAAGGCCGAGCATGTCAACATGATCGTGCCGATCGACCTGTTGAATCCCGTGCTCGACGACCTCAGGAAATTCGGCCGCGTCAACAAGCCGGCGCGGCCGTGGCTCGGCATGTACACCACCGAAATCGACAACCGCGTCGTGGTGGTTGGCATCGCCAGCAAGGGCCCGGCGGCGCGCGCCGAACTTAAGACCGGTGACGTCATCCTCGCGGTGAATGGCGACAAGATCACGAGCCAGACCGGCTTCTATCGCAAGCTCTGGTCGCTCGGGAATGCCGGCGTCGACGTGCCGCTTACGGTCTATCATGAGGGCGTCACCTTCGACGTGGTGCTGAGCTCAACCGACCGCGCCAAGCTGTTGAAGGCGCCAAGGCTTCACTGA
- a CDS encoding ABC transporter permease, with protein sequence MSPFNVTSLALGLAFLYLPIVILVIYSFNASRLVTVWGGWSLRWYYEFFNDRAMLDAAWMSLRVAAVSATSATLLGTLAAVGLARGERFRGRALFSGMLYAPLVMPEVISGLSLLLLFVALNAERGFWTVTIAHTTLTMCFVTVVVQSRLASLDRSLEEAAMDLGCNPVQAFVRVTLPLIVPAIAAGWMLAFTLSLDDVVIASFTTGPGSATLPIRIYSEVRLGVKPEINAICTMVIALIAVVIVIASLASKLSSTQGESAAPL encoded by the coding sequence ATGTCGCCGTTCAACGTCACCTCGCTGGCGCTGGGGCTGGCGTTCCTGTACCTGCCGATCGTCATTCTCGTCATCTATTCGTTCAACGCCTCCCGGCTGGTGACGGTGTGGGGTGGCTGGTCGCTGCGCTGGTATTACGAATTCTTCAACGACCGCGCCATGCTGGACGCCGCCTGGATGAGCCTGCGCGTTGCCGCGGTATCGGCCACATCAGCGACGCTGCTCGGCACGCTGGCAGCCGTAGGCCTGGCGCGCGGCGAACGGTTCAGGGGTCGGGCGCTGTTTTCCGGCATGCTCTATGCGCCGCTGGTGATGCCCGAGGTGATTTCGGGGCTGTCGCTGCTGCTGCTGTTCGTGGCGCTGAATGCCGAGCGTGGATTCTGGACGGTGACGATCGCCCACACCACGCTGACGATGTGTTTCGTCACCGTGGTGGTGCAGTCGCGCCTGGCCTCGCTCGACCGCAGCCTCGAGGAGGCGGCGATGGATCTCGGCTGCAATCCGGTGCAGGCATTCGTTCGCGTGACGCTGCCGCTCATCGTTCCCGCGATTGCGGCAGGCTGGATGCTGGCATTCACGCTGTCGCTCGACGATGTCGTGATCGCGAGTTTTACTACCGGTCCCGGCTCGGCGACGCTGCCGATCCGGATCTATTCCGAGGTGCGGCTCGGTGTGAAGCCCGAGATCAACGCGATCTGCACCATGGTGATCGCGCTGATCGCCGTGGTGATCGTGATCGCCTCGCTCGCCTCGAAGCTGTCGAGCACGCAGGGCGAGAGCGCGGCGCCGCTTTGA
- a CDS encoding ABC transporter permease, translating to MSARRIFAQPARYAAIAPYLWMVLFFLVPFGFVLKISLSQTAIAQPPYVPVFDFSEGWTAIKAAFAQLSLDNFGLLASDSLYLSSYLRSLVVAVTSTLILLLIGYPIAYGMARLPQRWQAIAMMLVIVPFWTSFLIRIYAWINILQHDGLLNQALLTLRLVSAPVVWLSTDTAMYIGIVYSYLPFMILPLYATLSKLDASLLEAAADLGASPRQAFWLVTFPLSLPGVGAGALLCFIPILGEFVIPDLLAGSGSMMIGQTLWLEFFTNKDWPVAAAAAVALLVLLVPPLVLYDRLQRRTLEGAK from the coding sequence ATGAGCGCGCGCCGCATCTTTGCACAGCCGGCGCGCTATGCCGCTATCGCGCCATATCTCTGGATGGTGCTGTTCTTCCTGGTGCCGTTCGGCTTCGTGCTGAAGATCAGCCTGTCGCAGACCGCGATTGCGCAACCGCCCTATGTGCCCGTGTTCGATTTCTCCGAAGGATGGACCGCGATCAAGGCGGCCTTCGCGCAGCTATCGCTCGACAATTTCGGGCTGCTGGCTTCCGACAGTCTCTACCTCAGCTCCTATTTGCGCAGCCTCGTGGTTGCCGTGACCTCGACATTGATCCTGCTGTTGATCGGCTATCCCATCGCCTACGGCATGGCGCGGCTGCCGCAGCGCTGGCAGGCGATCGCGATGATGCTGGTGATCGTGCCGTTCTGGACCTCGTTCCTGATCCGCATTTATGCGTGGATCAACATTCTGCAGCATGACGGCCTGCTCAATCAGGCGTTGCTGACGCTGCGCCTGGTCTCGGCACCAGTGGTGTGGCTGTCGACCGATACCGCGATGTATATCGGCATCGTCTATTCCTATCTGCCGTTCATGATCCTGCCGCTCTATGCGACGCTCTCCAAGCTGGACGCCTCGCTGCTCGAGGCGGCAGCCGACCTTGGTGCGTCGCCGCGGCAGGCATTCTGGCTGGTCACGTTCCCGCTGTCGTTACCGGGCGTCGGCGCCGGCGCGCTGCTCTGCTTCATCCCGATCCTCGGCGAGTTCGTCATCCCGGATCTTTTGGCCGGCTCCGGTTCGATGATGATCGGCCAGACGCTGTGGCTGGAGTTCTTCACCAACAAGGATTGGCCGGTCGCCGCCGCTGCCGCGGTGGCGCTGCTGGTTCTGCTGGTGCCGCCATTGGTGCTGTACGACCGGCTGCAGCGCCGGACGCTGGAGGGCGCGAAGTGA